One stretch of Corynebacterium auriscanis DNA includes these proteins:
- a CDS encoding CsbD family protein: protein MGADELKNKAEGLAGKAKETAGDATGNESLKNEGRADQTQASVKEKANEVKNKAADAINKVIGDAGDK, encoded by the coding sequence ATGGGTGCAGACGAGCTGAAGAACAAGGCAGAGGGCCTGGCTGGTAAGGCCAAGGAGACCGCTGGCGATGCTACCGGCAACGAGAGCCTGAAGAACGAAGGCCGCGCAGATCAGACGCAGGCTTCCGTGAAGGAAAAGGCAAACGAGGTCAAGAACAAGGCCGCGGATGCCATTAACAAGGTTATTGGCGACGCTGGCGATAAGTAA
- a CDS encoding thiamine pyrophosphate-binding protein, producing MLVAEVLADYLVRHDVAAFGVVGNGNIHMVSAMVATGGRYTAVRHEAGAVAAADAYYRASGTVAVATTTYGPGFSNTLTPLTEAHAARVPLVYVTADIPTTGPRPIDINQRGVLDALGIHYITLTLDNVADIMPEAFSWARRHSAPVVVMVAHDLCDRVVPDPALPNGAVSDAGSAENKALVGAVSTPAANSQLTTAAASHLGQLAAQLRHAHRPLFVIGRGAVESGTQHGILHLADTLGALVCTTAWATNCVETEWSLGIAGGFAHRGRLELFRAADLVVVCGASLNKLQSRGGHLFGADATLVRIDSAPSPGGFIQPDQEIQADLAAAIPILLRELGTQGEQPYSASSAETPCPADATLMTETPSDSATTWRDTIGKLPECESEELDPGCFAEVDSTDGRLDPRFVLRRLAELLPQQRSIVTDGGHFLGWVPKYLTGPDQHGLVLVGSAIMTIGLGLPSAVGVAAARPERFTALITGDGGCLMAAADVESFLRAEPSESHAGRGVIILNDAAYGAEVHQYSPKGLHVEPMLLDEVQFAQLGAPFGVEGITITAPEQLAEGGELAQFLARKFDEEPNPRFVVDVHISRGPVADFLKEL from the coding sequence ATGCTGGTAGCAGAAGTTTTAGCCGACTATTTGGTGCGCCACGATGTGGCGGCATTCGGAGTGGTTGGTAACGGCAATATCCACATGGTCAGCGCTATGGTTGCCACCGGTGGGAGGTACACTGCGGTGCGCCACGAAGCTGGGGCAGTGGCTGCAGCCGATGCCTATTACCGGGCCAGTGGGACGGTAGCGGTTGCTACGACCACGTATGGGCCGGGGTTTTCCAATACGCTGACCCCTCTCACCGAGGCGCATGCAGCCCGCGTGCCATTGGTTTATGTGACCGCGGACATTCCAACCACGGGGCCGCGCCCGATCGACATCAATCAGCGCGGTGTGTTGGATGCGCTGGGAATTCACTACATCACGTTGACACTCGACAATGTAGCCGACATCATGCCCGAGGCTTTTTCATGGGCGAGACGGCATAGCGCACCGGTTGTTGTGATGGTTGCGCATGACTTGTGTGACCGCGTAGTGCCGGATCCTGCACTACCGAACGGTGCCGTTAGCGATGCGGGCAGCGCAGAGAACAAGGCACTGGTGGGTGCTGTTTCCACCCCCGCCGCGAACTCTCAACTCACTACTGCTGCTGCGTCTCACCTTGGGCAGCTCGCGGCCCAACTCCGTCACGCGCACCGCCCGTTGTTCGTCATCGGCAGAGGAGCCGTTGAATCCGGAACCCAACACGGCATTCTTCACTTAGCGGACACCCTCGGCGCCCTTGTCTGCACCACAGCCTGGGCCACCAATTGCGTGGAAACCGAATGGAGCCTGGGCATCGCCGGCGGTTTCGCGCACCGCGGGCGCTTAGAACTCTTCCGTGCCGCGGATCTCGTTGTTGTCTGTGGCGCCAGCCTTAACAAACTGCAGTCACGCGGTGGGCATCTTTTTGGGGCCGACGCCACGCTGGTCCGCATCGATTCCGCGCCTAGTCCCGGCGGGTTCATCCAACCGGACCAAGAGATCCAAGCCGACCTCGCCGCGGCCATTCCGATCCTCCTCCGCGAATTAGGCACACAGGGGGAGCAGCCCTACTCGGCATCCTCTGCCGAGACGCCGTGCCCAGCTGATGCAACCCTCATGACCGAGACGCCCTCCGACTCCGCTACGACCTGGCGGGACACGATCGGAAAGCTCCCCGAGTGTGAATCGGAAGAACTCGACCCCGGTTGTTTCGCCGAAGTCGATTCAACCGATGGGCGGTTGGATCCGCGCTTCGTTCTGCGTCGCCTGGCTGAATTGTTGCCCCAGCAACGCTCAATTGTCACCGACGGTGGGCATTTCCTGGGCTGGGTTCCGAAATACCTCACGGGTCCTGACCAACACGGATTGGTGCTCGTAGGTTCGGCCATCATGACCATCGGGTTGGGATTGCCTTCCGCGGTGGGAGTAGCAGCCGCGCGGCCGGAACGATTCACCGCTCTTATCACCGGTGATGGCGGATGCCTCATGGCCGCCGCAGATGTCGAATCCTTTTTGCGTGCAGAGCCAAGTGAGAGTCACGCGGGGCGGGGCGTCATCATCCTCAATGATGCAGCGTACGGCGCTGAAGTTCACCAATACAGCCCCAAGGGTTTGCATGTAGAGCCCATGCTGTTGGACGAGGTTCAGTTTGCCCAGTTAGGTGCGCCTTTCGGTGTGGAGGGAATCACCATCACCGCTCCGGAGCAACTGGCCGAAGGTGGGGAGCTGGCGCAATTCTTGGCGCGGAAATTCGACGAGGAACCCAACCCGCGGTTCGTTGTCGACGTGCACATTAGCCGCGGGCCGGTCGCGGATTTCCTGAAAGAGCTATAG
- the lysX gene encoding bifunctional lysylphosphatidylglycerol synthetase/lysine--tRNA ligase LysX: MNPRSSTPDTGGATATKVETDSRRASACKGTARKGAARKAVTRPAGLARKQVTKVRSTRMVPRILGIAVCSYAMLGMLMIVFFPLRQELHGFRKFMDTVFLPLPGLSLAWTVALFLLGGALLAGKRAGWWIALVALGSIVIADLLLVLAPGAFDVPARELPLLRLGAIVQTLMFCTLLVAKPAFPALSRPGSRRQAFLVWLGGTTVVFLFGCALITWFPGTLHGWDRYGWVLNHAVTLSLFDPSQFNGHASRGDAFILSALSAVVIVAAVWTLLRSQQRVAAISQTDEKIIRTMIARFNTDDSLAYFATRHDKAVVFAPNGQAAVTYSVFAGVSLASADPIGAEDAWDEAINAWLKRSREYGWTPAVMGASEKGARYYKRHGLSAIQLGDEAIIYPEKFHLGDPELRGVRQAVNRTNRVGMTFRVRQHSELTEEEMELVKQRSDQWRDTTDERGFSMALSRLGNPSDGGCTIIEALIDGEVVAHLSFVPWGRNGLSLDLMRRAPGSPNGTIEAMVAHLCTNERLAIQRISLNFAVFRKIFATETKVDTGPVTRAVRKALVFFSRWWQMEALYRSNVKYNPEWAPRYMCFGESASFVRTALAAGMAEGFVPAPLRANTIQAQGETENTVGGQAALALLPVWEEDIAQGRRRRRSIGDQNRVRIDTARRLQSRGIDPWQHGGKPTHGCGEITHLPADSVASVAGRIIGRRYFGGVLFLDVQDHTGLAQVIVERDSFSGALSPGSLFDAKPERLRLATLESSIDLADLVRVTGTVGTSRKGHPSLLAQEVQIEAKSLHPLPDKRKGLQNPETRLRNRHLDMTLNPQVLQSLKARSAVLNAMRGELVRGDYLEVETPILQPIHGGANARPFRTYINAYNMDLYLRIAPELYLKRLMCGGLPRVFELGRDFRNEGADNKHNPEFTVLEAYEAHGDYRTMMALARKLICAAATAVHGKPVIRDPRTGEFVDISGEWPVRSVIDSINHALQDRMITQAQDRTVTQAQEHPDIGDATFACIGLDSDLGHLRQVAQAVGVHPQSTWDAGKIIEEIYGEIVEDSTTLPTFYIDFPASVSPLTRPHPDNPDLCQRWDLVAFGMELGTAYSELTDPLLQRERLEQQSLLAAGGDVEAMEVDEDFLRALEFGMPPAGGLGLGVDRIIMLINGGSMRENLAFPLVK; the protein is encoded by the coding sequence ATGAATCCACGGTCCAGTACTCCCGACACGGGTGGAGCAACCGCAACAAAGGTCGAGACCGATAGCCGGAGAGCCTCAGCGTGTAAAGGCACAGCCCGTAAAGGCGCGGCCCGTAAAGCTGTCACCCGCCCGGCAGGGCTTGCCCGCAAACAGGTGACCAAGGTGCGAAGCACCCGGATGGTGCCACGCATTTTGGGAATTGCCGTGTGTAGCTACGCCATGCTCGGCATGCTGATGATCGTGTTCTTCCCGTTGCGCCAGGAGCTACACGGGTTCCGAAAGTTCATGGATACCGTGTTCTTGCCCTTGCCGGGGTTGTCCTTGGCCTGGACGGTGGCCCTGTTTCTGTTGGGCGGGGCGCTATTGGCTGGTAAGCGGGCCGGTTGGTGGATCGCACTGGTGGCACTGGGATCGATCGTGATCGCGGACCTATTGCTGGTGCTTGCTCCCGGCGCGTTCGACGTGCCCGCTCGGGAGTTGCCGCTACTGCGTTTGGGGGCGATCGTCCAAACACTCATGTTCTGCACATTGTTGGTCGCAAAGCCCGCGTTCCCCGCACTTTCACGCCCTGGGTCGAGGCGCCAAGCATTCCTGGTGTGGCTGGGTGGCACCACAGTGGTTTTCCTCTTCGGGTGCGCCCTCATCACGTGGTTCCCGGGGACTCTGCATGGATGGGACCGCTACGGATGGGTGCTCAACCACGCGGTGACGTTATCGCTGTTCGATCCCTCCCAATTCAACGGCCATGCCTCCAGGGGTGACGCGTTCATTCTGTCTGCGCTTTCCGCCGTGGTGATCGTTGCTGCGGTGTGGACGTTGCTTCGATCCCAACAACGCGTAGCGGCCATCAGCCAGACGGACGAGAAGATCATCCGTACCATGATCGCGCGGTTCAACACGGATGATTCCTTGGCGTATTTCGCCACGCGCCACGATAAGGCCGTCGTGTTTGCTCCCAACGGGCAAGCAGCGGTGACGTACTCCGTATTTGCCGGTGTGAGTCTGGCCTCCGCTGATCCCATCGGTGCAGAAGATGCGTGGGATGAGGCGATCAATGCCTGGCTGAAACGCTCCCGCGAATACGGTTGGACTCCGGCAGTTATGGGCGCCTCGGAGAAGGGTGCGCGGTACTACAAACGCCACGGATTGTCCGCCATTCAGCTAGGTGATGAAGCTATCATCTATCCGGAAAAGTTCCACTTGGGCGACCCTGAACTGCGCGGTGTGCGCCAAGCGGTCAATCGCACGAACCGGGTGGGCATGACATTCCGTGTGCGCCAGCACAGTGAACTTACTGAAGAAGAAATGGAGTTGGTTAAGCAGCGCTCCGACCAGTGGCGTGATACCACCGACGAGCGAGGGTTTTCTATGGCCTTATCGCGTTTGGGTAATCCGAGTGATGGTGGTTGCACGATCATTGAGGCGCTCATCGACGGCGAGGTTGTCGCACATTTGTCCTTCGTGCCCTGGGGGCGTAACGGATTGAGCCTAGACCTGATGCGTCGCGCGCCGGGTTCACCTAACGGAACGATTGAAGCCATGGTGGCCCACCTGTGTACTAACGAACGCTTGGCCATTCAGCGGATCTCACTAAACTTCGCGGTTTTCCGCAAGATCTTCGCGACTGAAACGAAGGTCGATACTGGGCCAGTCACCCGCGCCGTGCGTAAGGCTTTGGTGTTCTTTTCCCGCTGGTGGCAAATGGAGGCACTGTACCGTTCGAACGTGAAATACAACCCGGAATGGGCCCCGCGCTATATGTGCTTCGGTGAATCCGCTTCATTCGTCCGAACTGCGTTGGCAGCCGGAATGGCAGAGGGCTTCGTGCCCGCGCCCCTGCGTGCGAATACGATCCAAGCTCAAGGAGAAACGGAAAACACAGTCGGCGGGCAGGCCGCCCTGGCGCTGCTGCCTGTGTGGGAAGAAGATATTGCGCAGGGCCGCCGGCGCCGGCGCAGCATTGGTGATCAAAACCGGGTACGTATTGATACAGCCCGCCGCTTGCAGAGCCGAGGGATCGATCCGTGGCAGCACGGTGGCAAGCCAACTCATGGCTGCGGTGAGATCACCCACCTCCCGGCCGATTCCGTAGCTAGCGTTGCCGGGCGGATCATCGGTCGTCGTTACTTCGGAGGGGTGCTGTTCCTCGACGTGCAGGATCACACTGGCCTGGCACAGGTCATCGTTGAACGCGATAGTTTTTCGGGTGCCCTTTCACCTGGTTCTTTATTCGACGCCAAGCCCGAGCGGCTTCGCTTAGCGACACTGGAAAGCTCCATTGATTTGGCAGATCTGGTGCGGGTGACGGGTACGGTCGGCACGTCGCGCAAGGGGCATCCGTCGTTGCTGGCGCAAGAGGTGCAGATAGAGGCGAAATCCTTGCACCCATTGCCGGACAAGCGAAAGGGGTTGCAGAATCCGGAAACGCGCCTGCGCAATCGGCACCTCGATATGACTTTGAATCCTCAAGTTTTGCAGTCCCTCAAGGCACGCTCTGCAGTATTAAACGCAATGCGTGGCGAACTTGTACGCGGGGACTATTTGGAAGTTGAAACGCCCATTCTGCAGCCCATTCACGGTGGAGCTAACGCGCGCCCATTCCGCACGTATATCAATGCTTATAACATGGATTTATACTTGCGAATCGCACCCGAGCTTTACCTCAAACGCCTGATGTGCGGCGGGTTACCAAGAGTATTTGAGTTGGGCCGCGATTTTCGCAATGAGGGAGCGGATAACAAGCACAACCCGGAGTTCACGGTGCTCGAGGCATACGAAGCACATGGTGATTACCGCACGATGATGGCACTGGCCCGAAAGCTCATTTGTGCTGCAGCCACAGCCGTTCATGGCAAGCCGGTCATTCGGGATCCCCGTACTGGAGAGTTTGTGGATATTTCGGGGGAGTGGCCCGTTCGCAGCGTGATCGATTCGATTAATCATGCGCTGCAGGATCGGATGATTACACAGGCGCAGGACCGCACGGTTACACAGGCGCAGGAACATCCCGATATAGGAGATGCGACCTTCGCATGTATTGGATTGGACAGCGACCTAGGGCACTTGCGCCAGGTCGCGCAGGCCGTGGGTGTGCATCCGCAGTCCACGTGGGATGCAGGCAAAATAATCGAGGAAATCTACGGCGAGATTGTGGAAGACTCCACCACACTGCCAACGTTCTATATCGATTTTCCCGCTAGTGTTTCTCCGCTGACACGCCCGCATCCCGATAACCCTGATCTTTGCCAGCGGTGGGATTTGGTTGCCTTCGGTATGGAGCTTGGCACCGCTTATTCCGAATTGACGGACCCATTGCTACAGCGCGAGCGACTTGAACAGCAGTCTCTGCTGGCTGCGGGCGGTGACGTTGAAGCAATGGAAGTCGACGAGGATTTCCTGCGCGCACTTGAGTTCGGCATGCCTCCGGCAGGTGGACTGGGCCTAGGTGTTGATCGCATCATCATGCTGATCAATGGTGGCAGCATGAGGGAGAATTTGGCTTTCCCTCTGGTGAAGTAA
- a CDS encoding 3-hydroxybutyryl-CoA dehydrogenase, giving the protein MVQRVGVIGAGLMGAGIAEVAAKAGSDVLVWEAKQEFADAGKARIEKSLAKAVERGKLSEEDRDAAVQRLSFTTNLEDFADREMVMEAIIENEDVKKDVFAKLDAIVEDKKAPLCSNTSSLPIQTIASATDNPQRVMGLHFFNPVPVLPLVEVIPALTTDEEIVERAQKYATEQLGKTAIRAKDRSGFIVNFLLVPYMLSAIRMVEQGVATAEDIDNGMKLGAAHPMGPLTLADMVGLDTCAFIADVMYQEYGDPSYACPPLLRRMVTAGHTGRKSGKGFYDYSK; this is encoded by the coding sequence ATGGTTCAGCGCGTAGGTGTAATTGGTGCCGGCCTCATGGGCGCAGGTATCGCCGAGGTGGCGGCTAAGGCAGGTAGCGATGTTTTGGTGTGGGAGGCGAAGCAGGAATTTGCCGACGCCGGTAAGGCCCGCATCGAAAAGTCTCTCGCTAAGGCAGTTGAGCGCGGCAAGCTGTCAGAAGAAGACCGCGATGCAGCGGTACAGCGACTGTCGTTCACCACCAACCTCGAGGATTTCGCAGACCGTGAGATGGTCATGGAAGCGATCATCGAAAACGAGGATGTGAAAAAGGATGTCTTCGCCAAGCTGGATGCCATCGTGGAAGACAAGAAGGCTCCACTGTGCTCCAACACTTCCTCACTGCCAATCCAGACGATCGCATCCGCGACCGACAACCCACAACGCGTGATGGGGCTGCACTTCTTCAACCCAGTACCAGTGCTGCCGCTGGTGGAGGTCATCCCTGCGCTAACCACCGATGAGGAAATCGTGGAGCGTGCGCAGAAGTACGCCACCGAGCAGCTGGGTAAGACCGCGATCCGCGCGAAGGATCGCTCCGGCTTCATCGTGAACTTCCTGCTGGTGCCTTACATGCTGTCCGCTATCCGCATGGTGGAACAGGGTGTGGCGACTGCAGAGGACATCGATAACGGCATGAAGCTGGGTGCAGCGCACCCCATGGGTCCATTGACACTGGCCGATATGGTTGGCTTGGATACTTGTGCCTTCATCGCAGACGTGATGTACCAGGAGTACGGCGACCCTTCTTACGCTTGCCCACCACTGCTGCGCCGCATGGTTACCGCAGGTCACACCGGCCGTAAATCCGGCAAGGGATTCTACGACTACTCCAAGTAG
- a CDS encoding BCCT family transporter: MSRLQTNAAVEESSAVPGHEFSNPDNKKGSADPLIFGLSVGFIGVFVLATIIFKGRAREFFSAIAGWLLSNLNWMYIGGVSISFLFLIGIFVSHFGRMRLGGDGEQPEHSTASWFAMLFAGGIGSVLMFFGVAEPLNHVTNVPMQDTQPLSREAIREAMGFTMYHFGVHMWVISALPGLAMGYFIYKRHLPPRISSIFAPILGAKIYSWPGKLIDALAIIGTVFGIAVSVGLGALQINAGLAKLFGAPTVAWVQVAVIAVICVIACFSVASGLNKGIKILSNANILMAVVLMIFILATGPTLVLLRGSMDTASIYADYLPKIMFWSDSQDVNPGWQGKWTVFYWAWTICWSPFVGMFVARISRGRTVREFIGGVLALPTIFSIVWFSVFGFAGLDIEQNQPGALTDRVVQEQDTAFALFGFLEHFPWVFPVSVFALIIVAIFFITSIDSAAMITDMFSAGEENKTPTLYRVLWALLIGAVAGAILVMAPEDGISTLQEVVIIIGFPFFVINFVMMYSLLRGMHDDYAARPEPVTRQWGRTDSAEKLEEHESRPAPGYDEEGNELPRFEFDEDGSLVIPGNVRIQGNLGVDGDVDEDPEPVKDKPQYNQDGDLVDDEGRLINDEGELIDEDGNRVDENGVPLDEDDQQIKPVADDRN, translated from the coding sequence ATGAGCCGCCTCCAAACTAATGCCGCTGTGGAAGAATCCTCAGCGGTACCCGGTCACGAATTCAGTAATCCTGACAACAAGAAGGGCTCGGCAGATCCTCTCATTTTTGGCCTCTCAGTAGGCTTCATTGGTGTCTTCGTTCTTGCAACGATCATCTTCAAAGGCAGAGCGCGCGAATTCTTCAGCGCGATCGCCGGATGGCTTCTCTCCAACCTGAACTGGATGTACATCGGAGGTGTATCCATCTCGTTCTTGTTCCTCATTGGTATCTTCGTCTCTCACTTTGGCCGCATGCGTTTGGGCGGAGACGGTGAGCAGCCGGAGCACTCCACTGCCAGCTGGTTTGCGATGCTCTTTGCCGGTGGTATCGGTAGTGTACTGATGTTTTTCGGTGTAGCTGAACCCCTCAACCACGTCACTAACGTGCCCATGCAGGACACGCAGCCGCTGAGTCGAGAAGCAATTCGCGAAGCCATGGGCTTCACGATGTACCACTTTGGTGTGCACATGTGGGTGATTTCCGCGCTGCCTGGCCTGGCAATGGGGTACTTCATTTACAAGCGCCACTTGCCACCGCGCATTTCCTCCATCTTTGCGCCGATTCTTGGGGCCAAGATTTACAGCTGGCCAGGTAAATTGATCGACGCCCTCGCGATCATCGGGACCGTGTTCGGTATTGCAGTCTCGGTTGGTCTGGGTGCGCTTCAGATCAACGCCGGGTTGGCCAAACTTTTTGGCGCACCCACGGTGGCATGGGTCCAGGTTGCTGTTATCGCTGTGATTTGCGTCATCGCTTGCTTCTCAGTAGCGAGTGGTCTGAACAAGGGGATTAAGATTCTGTCCAATGCCAACATCCTCATGGCTGTGGTGTTGATGATCTTCATCCTCGCAACAGGCCCCACTTTGGTGTTGCTGCGTGGCAGCATGGATACGGCATCCATCTACGCTGATTACCTGCCAAAGATTATGTTCTGGTCTGATTCTCAAGATGTGAACCCAGGTTGGCAGGGCAAGTGGACGGTCTTCTACTGGGCGTGGACCATCTGTTGGTCGCCATTTGTGGGTATGTTCGTTGCCCGTATTTCCCGCGGTCGCACGGTGCGCGAATTCATCGGTGGTGTTTTGGCGCTGCCAACGATTTTCTCCATTGTGTGGTTCTCCGTATTTGGCTTCGCCGGTTTGGACATTGAGCAGAATCAACCCGGCGCTCTCACGGATCGGGTTGTTCAGGAGCAGGATACTGCGTTCGCATTATTCGGGTTCCTAGAGCACTTCCCGTGGGTATTCCCCGTCTCCGTTTTCGCGCTGATCATCGTCGCGATCTTTTTCATCACTTCGATCGACTCCGCGGCGATGATCACCGATATGTTCTCTGCCGGTGAAGAGAACAAGACACCAACGCTGTACCGTGTTTTGTGGGCGTTGCTCATCGGAGCGGTGGCAGGTGCGATCTTGGTCATGGCGCCAGAAGACGGCATCTCCACCCTGCAGGAAGTTGTGATCATCATTGGCTTCCCGTTCTTCGTGATCAACTTCGTCATGATGTACTCTCTCTTGCGCGGCATGCACGACGATTACGCAGCGCGACCAGAGCCCGTCACCCGGCAATGGGGTCGTACGGATTCCGCGGAGAAACTGGAAGAGCACGAGTCGCGCCCAGCTCCGGGTTACGACGAAGAGGGCAATGAGCTTCCGCGTTTCGAGTTTGATGAAGACGGTAGCTTAGTGATCCCCGGTAACGTGCGCATTCAAGGCAACCTCGGTGTTGACGGTGACGTCGATGAGGACCCAGAACCCGTCAAGGACAAGCCACAGTACAACCAAGATGGGGACTTGGTTGATGACGAAGGGCGCCTGATCAACGACGAGGGCGAACTAATCGATGAGGACGGCAACCGTGTCGACGAAAACGGTGTGCCTCTCGACGAGGACGACCAGCAGATCAAGCCTGTTGCGGACGATCGCAACTAG
- a CDS encoding DEAD/DEAH box helicase, with protein MTITAVELETLIADVRGACQHLEATRWRVDTIAAGGVAPTIGSNDETRVFAFGPNLQTAAYLAKINRTNFDYLHQEVAQIALPSPTEFELSAAEARKVPDSTGFLRFFRKRPVAGEQAIAWMRSLDVAAVHSILSGIDAALGSTPTNEFTGISLSAATEAITRDLMQLTNRPVEWVDAQQVNTHVAAAERIETQLATERMLEQRVQEAARQLCEQQARAEIQRTDISVLDQITDGRLRLGPLQHLTLHQIAHATPADLTPYDGVGEKTATQAIAAARSFIEDVERSQIPRIDYQQKHASTGYVTALANLLTFRDDIRGLPTDVIQLERVASEYKVAIAGANSLLTEVEAHRPTPNLSAEEAWNIYAIRAAEFHAYGDGEHTSDVPEEVARRIEDINLQGTIKANLRGYQAFGAKFALAQRKVLIGDEMGLGKTLQALAAIVHMAAQGRTHALVVCPPSLRINWEREVRKFTELEPLILHGPNKEATYEAWTKRGGVAIAGYPEVRANDQLTGADSERPVDVLVVDEAHRAKNPKSLQSQGVQALTKRAEICVYLTGTPLENRVAEFEALLGYLDPEITTQLERVRGHAGKFKKTIAPHYLRRNQSDVLAELPPLLEVEEWIEPKPDDVTAYENAVQRGHFMDMRQAFSGPRSAKMERMIELLEDGADDAKTIVFTYFRSVLDGVVAQLGDRAFGPIAGGVSHQERQKAVDDFTVAGPGAVLVCQITAASEGLNIQAASRVVLFEPQLNPAVEAQAVARAHRMGQIRTVEVHRLLTPDSVEEQLHAMLADKRALFERYARESEAAEINPEAMDISEAQLIKDVIRAERERIGEPERL; from the coding sequence GTGACGATCACGGCTGTAGAACTAGAAACCCTCATTGCCGATGTGCGTGGTGCGTGTCAGCACCTCGAGGCCACGAGGTGGCGCGTCGATACCATCGCGGCTGGTGGGGTGGCGCCCACCATCGGCAGTAACGACGAGACTCGGGTGTTCGCATTCGGCCCCAACCTTCAGACCGCGGCATACCTTGCCAAGATCAACCGCACCAACTTCGATTATCTACACCAAGAGGTTGCCCAGATCGCGCTCCCCTCCCCCACCGAATTCGAGCTCTCCGCCGCCGAGGCCCGCAAGGTTCCCGATTCCACCGGTTTTCTACGGTTCTTCCGCAAACGCCCCGTCGCCGGGGAGCAGGCCATCGCCTGGATGCGATCGCTGGATGTTGCGGCGGTGCACTCAATTCTTTCGGGGATTGACGCCGCCCTGGGCTCCACTCCAACGAATGAATTTACGGGCATTAGTCTCTCCGCGGCCACGGAAGCCATCACGCGCGACCTGATGCAACTCACCAACCGTCCGGTGGAATGGGTGGATGCTCAGCAGGTCAACACCCACGTTGCCGCCGCAGAACGTATCGAAACCCAACTGGCTACCGAGCGGATGTTGGAACAGCGTGTGCAGGAGGCCGCGCGCCAGTTGTGCGAGCAACAGGCGCGCGCGGAGATCCAGCGCACAGACATCTCCGTGTTGGATCAGATCACCGACGGTCGTTTGCGGTTGGGCCCGTTACAGCACCTCACCTTGCACCAGATCGCGCACGCCACGCCCGCTGACCTCACTCCTTACGACGGGGTGGGGGAAAAGACGGCCACGCAAGCCATTGCAGCAGCGCGCAGTTTCATTGAAGACGTCGAGCGGTCACAGATTCCGCGAATTGATTACCAGCAAAAACACGCCTCCACAGGCTATGTGACGGCGCTGGCCAACCTGCTGACATTCCGCGATGACATCCGAGGCCTACCCACGGACGTGATTCAACTGGAGCGGGTGGCGTCGGAATATAAGGTAGCGATAGCCGGTGCCAACAGTTTGCTTACAGAAGTGGAGGCCCACCGCCCCACCCCGAATCTGTCGGCCGAGGAAGCCTGGAATATCTATGCCATTCGCGCAGCGGAGTTCCACGCGTATGGCGACGGCGAACACACGAGCGACGTGCCCGAGGAAGTGGCGCGGCGGATTGAGGACATCAATCTGCAAGGCACCATCAAGGCCAACCTGCGTGGCTATCAGGCGTTTGGCGCGAAATTCGCATTGGCGCAACGCAAGGTACTGATCGGCGACGAAATGGGTTTGGGAAAGACTCTGCAGGCCCTCGCCGCCATCGTGCACATGGCCGCCCAAGGTAGAACGCATGCACTGGTGGTGTGCCCGCCCAGCTTGCGCATCAACTGGGAACGCGAAGTACGTAAATTCACGGAGTTGGAGCCGCTTATTCTGCACGGCCCCAACAAGGAAGCGACGTATGAGGCGTGGACGAAACGCGGCGGAGTGGCCATCGCCGGTTACCCCGAAGTCCGTGCCAACGATCAGCTTACGGGTGCAGACAGCGAGCGGCCCGTCGATGTGCTGGTGGTTGACGAGGCCCACCGTGCGAAGAACCCCAAGTCACTGCAATCTCAAGGGGTGCAGGCACTGACGAAGCGCGCAGAGATCTGCGTGTACCTCACGGGCACACCGCTAGAAAACCGCGTGGCGGAGTTTGAAGCGCTGCTGGGGTACCTGGATCCAGAGATCACCACGCAACTGGAACGGGTGCGCGGGCACGCGGGGAAGTTCAAGAAGACAATCGCGCCCCATTACTTACGCCGCAATCAGTCCGATGTGCTGGCTGAGCTACCGCCACTGCTGGAGGTCGAAGAGTGGATCGAACCGAAGCCGGACGATGTCACCGCTTATGAAAATGCCGTGCAACGTGGGCATTTCATGGATATGCGTCAAGCTTTCAGCGGGCCGCGCAGCGCCAAGATGGAGCGTATGATCGAGCTGCTGGAAGATGGCGCCGATGATGCGAAAACGATCGTGTTCACTTACTTTCGTTCGGTGCTTGACGGCGTGGTGGCGCAATTGGGCGATCGGGCATTCGGGCCGATTGCCGGCGGGGTGAGCCACCAGGAGCGTCAGAAAGCAGTTGATGATTTCACAGTCGCTGGCCCCGGTGCGGTATTGGTATGCCAGATCACAGCTGCCAGCGAAGGATTAAATATTCAGGCGGCCAGCCGGGTGGTTCTGTTCGAACCCCAATTGAATCCTGCCGTGGAGGCCCAGGCTGTGGCGCGTGCGCACCGGATGGGACAAATTCGGACGGTGGAAGTGCACCGCTTACTCACTCCAGATTCTGTCGAGGAGCAACTGCACGCGATGCTGGCGGATAAACGCGCACTGTTTGAGCGTTATGCGCGCGAGTCCGAAGCCGCCGAAATCAACCCCGAGGCCATGGATATTTCCGAAGCGCAGCTGATCAAGGACGTGATCCGGGCTGAACGCGAGCGCATTGGCGAGCCCGAACGCCTGTAA